One Halovivax ruber XH-70 genomic region harbors:
- a CDS encoding SLC13 family permease: MAGFGSMTDPVLSTGALVVFALIAVTLVLFVTEAIPTDVTAIGVLVSLAVLEPLTGVSAGDAISGFASTATITIVAMYMLSAGIQQTGLVQRLGLSLARFARGSETRALAATIVTTGPLAGFVNNTPIVAVFIPMISELAQKTGMSPSKLLLPLSYAAILGGTLTLIGTSTNLLASEFAVELVGRDPIGLFEFSALGVVILVVGLAYLMTVGRWLTPGRAPIEGDLVDEFDLQDHLTQVRVRPDASAIGSTVGELESRSTAKIRILQLRREDAPELTYDESVSSGTTASEPPTEHPPTAADATGDTHTIDHRGHDGPVAERSDSPSVSAGAGVDETISFASVSPDTRIEADDVLTVHGTLQAVNRFVGNQGLSQLVRRSVTEETFEAAASDDVLAKAVVPPESSFAGERLADSHLREVYRTTVLAIRRDGELLRTDLGEQRLQPGDLLLIQTVPETVDYFGDGTDLVVVDEDVLDRLLEDDSTERASLSPKTPVAVAIMAGVIGAAALGLVPIVISALAGVFCMVVTGCLSTSDAYDAVSWNVVFLLAGVLPLGIALEATGGSAVIAGALGGTASYLPHAGILFLCYLATGVLANVITPVATIVLMAPIAVDTATSLGAAPYPFLLAVTFAAATSFSTPVGYQTNLMVYGPGQYEFTDFLRVGGPLQLLLSVVTSIGIVAIWGV; this comes from the coding sequence ATGGCCGGGTTCGGATCGATGACCGATCCCGTTCTCTCGACTGGTGCCCTCGTCGTCTTTGCCCTGATCGCTGTCACGCTGGTTCTGTTCGTCACGGAGGCCATCCCGACCGACGTGACTGCGATCGGCGTGCTGGTCTCACTCGCCGTCCTCGAACCGCTGACCGGTGTGTCGGCTGGCGACGCCATCTCCGGCTTCGCCAGCACGGCGACGATCACCATCGTCGCGATGTACATGCTGAGTGCGGGCATCCAGCAAACTGGTCTCGTCCAGCGACTGGGTCTCTCGCTCGCACGCTTCGCCCGCGGCAGCGAGACACGTGCGCTCGCGGCCACGATCGTGACCACCGGTCCTCTCGCAGGGTTCGTCAACAACACGCCGATCGTGGCCGTCTTCATCCCGATGATCTCGGAACTCGCCCAGAAGACGGGGATGTCGCCCTCGAAACTCCTGTTGCCGCTTTCGTACGCGGCCATCCTCGGGGGCACGCTGACGCTCATCGGGACGTCGACGAACCTGCTCGCGAGCGAGTTCGCCGTGGAGCTCGTCGGCCGCGACCCCATCGGGTTGTTCGAGTTCAGCGCACTGGGCGTCGTGATCCTCGTGGTCGGACTCGCGTACCTCATGACGGTCGGTCGCTGGTTGACACCCGGACGAGCGCCCATCGAGGGGGACCTCGTCGACGAGTTCGACCTCCAGGACCACCTCACCCAGGTTCGGGTGCGCCCGGACGCATCGGCCATCGGGTCGACCGTGGGCGAGCTCGAATCGCGATCGACGGCGAAGATACGCATCCTCCAGTTGCGACGCGAGGACGCCCCCGAACTGACGTACGACGAGTCAGTGTCGAGCGGGACGACCGCCAGCGAGCCACCGACCGAACACCCACCGACGGCGGCCGATGCAACCGGTGACACCCACACGATCGACCACCGCGGACACGACGGGCCCGTTGCGGAACGCTCCGATTCACCGTCGGTTTCGGCGGGTGCGGGTGTCGACGAGACGATCTCGTTCGCATCGGTCAGCCCGGACACACGGATCGAGGCGGACGACGTCCTCACCGTCCACGGTACGCTGCAGGCGGTCAATCGCTTCGTCGGTAATCAGGGACTATCGCAACTGGTCCGCCGATCGGTCACGGAAGAGACGTTCGAGGCGGCCGCGAGCGACGACGTACTCGCGAAGGCCGTCGTCCCGCCGGAATCGTCGTTCGCCGGCGAGCGCCTGGCCGATTCACACCTCCGAGAGGTCTACCGGACGACAGTACTCGCGATCCGTCGCGACGGCGAGTTGCTCCGCACTGACCTGGGCGAACAGCGGCTGCAGCCCGGTGATCTACTCCTGATCCAGACCGTTCCCGAGACCGTCGATTACTTCGGCGACGGGACGGACCTGGTCGTCGTCGACGAGGACGTCCTCGACCGATTGCTCGAAGACGACTCGACCGAACGGGCGTCCCTCTCGCCGAAGACGCCGGTCGCGGTGGCGATCATGGCGGGCGTGATCGGCGCGGCTGCACTGGGACTGGTCCCGATCGTGATCTCGGCGCTGGCCGGCGTCTTCTGCATGGTCGTCACCGGCTGTCTCTCGACGAGCGACGCCTACGACGCGGTCTCCTGGAACGTGGTGTTCCTCCTCGCCGGCGTCTTACCGCTGGGGATCGCACTCGAGGCGACGGGCGGGTCGGCGGTCATCGCAGGTGCGCTCGGCGGGACGGCGTCGTACCTTCCGCACGCGGGGATCCTGTTCCTCTGTTACCTCGCGACGGGAGTGCTCGCGAACGTCATCACGCCCGTGGCGACGATCGTTTTGATGGCGCCGATCGCCGTGGATACCGCGACGAGCCTCGGCGCCGCACCGTACCCGTTCTTGCTCGCGGTGACGTTCGCCGCGGCGACGTCGTTCTCGACGCCGGTCGGCTACCAGACCAACCTGATGGTGTACGGTCCTGGGCAGTACGAGTTCACCGACTTCCTTCGGGTCGGCGGCCCGCTCCAGCTGTTGCTCTCGGTCGTCACGTCGATCGGTATCGTCGCCATCTGGGGCGTGTGA
- a CDS encoding TMEM165/GDT1 family protein: MSDFVDIVWIAFIAQLLALPGEKGQLVIASLATRYNPYMVVAGAATAFGGWTVIEILLGSALEGALPAGYLDAITAGLFVVFAVWILYASSGNETSDAETNGADTAGDIATTDGGVQASASPHTDGGHTGSRLESVVPEGYRGFGPAFSLMVVGEFGDKTQLVTIGLAAQYGVTSAIWIGEMLAIVPVSLATALLIDRSAHRVDRTWLHRIAAGIFLLFALDIVASYTIGVSFLPL; encoded by the coding sequence ATGAGCGACTTCGTCGACATCGTCTGGATTGCGTTCATCGCCCAGCTCCTCGCGCTCCCCGGTGAGAAGGGCCAGCTCGTCATCGCCAGTCTCGCGACCAGGTACAATCCGTACATGGTCGTCGCCGGCGCGGCGACGGCGTTCGGCGGCTGGACCGTGATCGAGATCCTCCTCGGGAGTGCCCTCGAAGGAGCCCTTCCCGCCGGCTATCTCGACGCCATCACCGCTGGCTTATTCGTCGTCTTCGCCGTCTGGATCCTGTACGCCTCGAGTGGAAACGAGACCAGCGACGCGGAAACCAACGGGGCAGACACAGCCGGCGACATCGCCACGACCGATGGTGGCGTCCAGGCCAGTGCGAGTCCACACACTGACGGTGGCCACACCGGTTCGCGGCTCGAATCGGTCGTCCCCGAGGGGTATCGCGGGTTCGGTCCGGCGTTCTCCCTGATGGTCGTCGGCGAGTTCGGCGACAAGACCCAGCTCGTCACCATCGGGCTGGCCGCCCAGTACGGCGTGACGTCCGCGATCTGGATCGGCGAAATGCTCGCGATCGTCCCGGTGAGCCTGGCGACGGCGCTGCTCATCGATCGGAGCGCCCACCGGGTCGATCGGACGTGGCTCCACCGGATCGCAGCCGGAATCTTCCTCCTCTTCGCCCTCGACATCGTCGCCAGTTACACGATCGGGGTCTCGTTCTTGCCGCTGTGA
- a CDS encoding DUF6612 family protein: MGGVRVRAVVGVLALCLLTAGCLGPLSDTNPEEAESELTGDYSADEFDTLLSGATTANEELDSFSFDMSMEMSGAGEQITMDASGVTDLAAEEMKMDFDMSGMGMVGPSDFVMYIDGQDAFMNVDGEWVQMPADQANQNVWDVEGQLAIADAQYEHGDVHVDAGSDIIEVTTTLDSDEMAAFIDEAESADPTVADAGSVEWRDVEIVERFDAESNHLRSTEMTAEMVQGDQAVEYTFEMQIDDIDEEFDTTVPDEGREEAETTSGSTI, translated from the coding sequence ATGGGAGGGGTTCGCGTTCGTGCAGTGGTCGGTGTACTCGCACTGTGCCTGCTCACAGCTGGCTGTCTCGGTCCGCTAAGCGACACGAACCCCGAAGAGGCGGAGTCAGAACTGACCGGCGATTACTCGGCGGACGAGTTCGATACCCTCCTCTCGGGGGCGACGACGGCGAACGAGGAACTGGACTCGTTCTCGTTCGACATGTCGATGGAGATGAGCGGTGCGGGTGAGCAGATCACGATGGATGCATCCGGCGTCACCGACCTCGCCGCCGAAGAGATGAAGATGGACTTCGATATGAGTGGGATGGGGATGGTCGGCCCCAGCGACTTCGTCATGTACATCGACGGACAGGATGCCTTCATGAACGTAGACGGCGAGTGGGTGCAGATGCCAGCCGATCAGGCGAACCAGAACGTCTGGGACGTCGAGGGGCAGCTCGCTATCGCCGACGCCCAGTACGAACACGGCGACGTGCACGTCGATGCAGGATCGGACATCATCGAGGTCACGACGACGCTCGACAGCGACGAGATGGCCGCGTTCATCGACGAGGCCGAATCGGCCGACCCGACCGTCGCCGACGCCGGGTCCGTCGAGTGGCGAGACGTCGAGATCGTCGAGCGCTTCGACGCCGAGAGTAACCACCTTCGATCGACCGAGATGACGGCAGAGATGGTCCAGGGCGACCAGGCCGTCGAGTACACCTTCGAGATGCAGATCGACGATATCGACGAGGAGTTCGATACGACCGTCCCCGACGAGGGACGCGAGGAAGCCGAGACGACGAGCGGTTCGACGATCTGA
- a CDS encoding helix-turn-helix transcriptional regulator, with translation MGLKNIWSQLSARFAGDSIDESESRPANREADDEETLSYAEQVEYGVDENDLADEDRVLRLLVKRGGRVDRETVIEQTGWTSERLESVVSEMEDDDQVSAITVGRQRIICRRGFEPKGYRSHLNE, from the coding sequence ATGGGACTCAAGAACATCTGGTCACAGTTGTCCGCCCGATTCGCCGGCGACTCCATCGACGAGAGCGAGTCGCGACCGGCGAATCGCGAGGCGGACGACGAGGAGACGTTGAGCTACGCCGAACAGGTCGAGTACGGCGTCGACGAGAACGACCTCGCCGACGAGGATCGCGTCCTGCGGCTCCTGGTCAAGCGCGGCGGGCGCGTCGATCGCGAGACCGTCATCGAGCAGACCGGGTGGACGTCGGAGCGACTCGAGAGCGTCGTCTCCGAGATGGAAGACGACGACCAAGTCAGTGCGATCACCGTCGGTCGACAGCGCATCATCTGCAGACGCGGTTTCGAACCCAAAGGCTATCGCTCGCATCTGAACGAGTAG
- the surE gene encoding 5'/3'-nucleotidase SurE — protein MDDELEILVTNDDGIDAPGIQAMADGLAAVGDVTVVAPADDQSAVGRRLSEEVTVEERSDGYAVSGTPADCVVAGFSELVPDPDLVVAGCNEGANLGAYVLGRSGTISAAVEAAFFGAPAIATSMYVPVGEGTLADVQTTPDDFAEPVRATRHLVEQSIEGGVFEEASYLNVNVPMDAGANLPMDVTIPSTRYEMTAERDGTTITVEDRVWESMDPETIPDPPGTDRRAVAEGRISVSPLVAPHTSGSVDALESIAAAYP, from the coding sequence ATGGACGACGAGCTGGAGATCCTGGTGACGAACGACGACGGTATCGACGCGCCGGGAATCCAGGCCATGGCGGACGGGCTCGCGGCCGTCGGCGACGTCACGGTCGTGGCGCCGGCAGACGACCAGAGTGCCGTGGGGCGGCGCCTCTCGGAAGAGGTGACGGTCGAAGAACGGTCGGACGGCTACGCCGTGAGCGGGACGCCCGCCGACTGCGTCGTCGCCGGCTTCTCGGAACTGGTCCCGGATCCGGACCTGGTGGTCGCGGGCTGCAACGAAGGGGCGAACCTGGGTGCATACGTCCTCGGGCGCTCCGGGACGATCAGCGCCGCCGTCGAAGCCGCCTTCTTCGGCGCGCCGGCGATCGCCACCTCGATGTACGTTCCCGTGGGCGAGGGGACGCTCGCCGACGTTCAGACGACGCCAGACGACTTCGCCGAACCGGTGCGAGCGACGCGACACCTGGTCGAGCAGTCGATCGAGGGCGGCGTCTTCGAGGAGGCCTCGTATCTGAACGTCAACGTCCCGATGGACGCCGGCGCGAACCTCCCGATGGACGTCACGATCCCCTCGACGCGCTACGAGATGACCGCCGAGCGCGACGGGACGACGATCACGGTCGAGGATCGCGTCTGGGAGTCGATGGATCCGGAGACCATTCCGGACCCGCCGGGAACCGATCGGCGCGCAGTCGCGGAGGGACGAATCAGCGTCTCCCCACTCGTCGCGCCCCACACGTCGGGATCGGTCGACGCGCTGGAGTCGATCGCCGCCGCGTATCCGTGA
- a CDS encoding small ribosomal subunit Rsm22 family protein: MTDQREAVRQNALYLQHVRPIDPEEIAEYVEGQAHPAVVRQLLREEAPDLGLIERDDGTFVPVSDEPVPQRTDPIHEFPARYVRRLDDWLADRYGPNWHEGASGDLLRSTLRRTKAQYLEGGPVTYDEDVAASYAIYHLPGYYAAIQYALDDLAERRLLDRHLRVLDVGAGVGGPALGLFDYLPDDALIEYHAVEPSAAADVLEAMLEETGRNVHATVHRTTAEAFEPTDGTDDGTYDLILACNVLSELDEPVAVARRYIDALAEDGSLLAMAPADRETAIGLREIERALEDGSSGGSADDDIDADEHRSVSVYGPMVRLWPGERPTDRGWSFDVRPDLAVPSVQSRLDDDADDPDHAPGEFENVDVQFAYSILRTDGTRHTNVSLDTSQWAKMAEMDRHVSNRIDLVAAKVSRSLSEGGALSEENATQRGGQADDPNPLFKITDGSESRDHYAVVTKETALNRPLIEADYGDLLAFESVLALWNDDEAAYNLVVDEETIVDPLA; encoded by the coding sequence GTGACGGATCAGCGCGAAGCGGTCCGGCAGAACGCGTTGTACCTCCAGCACGTCCGGCCGATCGACCCCGAGGAGATCGCCGAGTACGTCGAGGGGCAGGCGCACCCGGCCGTGGTCCGCCAGCTCCTTCGCGAGGAGGCGCCAGATCTCGGCCTGATCGAGCGCGACGACGGCACCTTCGTCCCCGTCTCCGACGAGCCGGTACCCCAGCGCACGGACCCGATTCACGAGTTCCCCGCTCGATACGTCCGGCGGCTGGACGACTGGCTGGCCGATCGCTACGGGCCGAACTGGCACGAGGGGGCCTCGGGCGACCTTCTACGCTCGACGCTCCGCCGGACGAAGGCGCAGTACCTGGAGGGTGGCCCCGTCACTTACGACGAGGACGTCGCAGCGAGCTACGCGATCTACCACCTCCCGGGCTACTACGCGGCGATCCAGTACGCGCTCGACGACCTCGCCGAGCGGCGCCTGTTAGACCGCCACCTCCGGGTGCTCGACGTGGGCGCCGGCGTCGGCGGGCCCGCCCTCGGCCTGTTCGACTATCTCCCGGACGACGCCCTGATCGAGTACCACGCCGTCGAGCCCAGCGCCGCCGCAGACGTCCTCGAAGCGATGCTCGAGGAGACCGGCCGCAACGTCCACGCGACGGTCCACCGGACGACGGCGGAGGCCTTCGAGCCGACCGACGGCACCGACGATGGGACCTACGACCTGATCCTGGCGTGTAACGTTCTCAGCGAACTCGACGAACCGGTCGCGGTCGCCCGGCGGTACATAGACGCCCTCGCCGAGGACGGCTCGCTACTCGCGATGGCACCCGCCGACCGCGAGACGGCCATCGGCCTGCGCGAGATCGAGCGCGCCCTGGAAGACGGAAGTTCGGGAGGGAGCGCCGACGACGACATCGACGCCGACGAACACCGAAGCGTCAGCGTCTACGGCCCCATGGTCCGACTCTGGCCGGGTGAGCGCCCGACCGATCGCGGCTGGTCGTTCGACGTCCGGCCCGACCTCGCCGTCCCGTCGGTGCAATCTCGTCTGGACGACGACGCCGACGACCCCGACCACGCACCCGGTGAGTTCGAGAACGTCGACGTGCAGTTTGCCTACAGCATCCTGCGGACGGACGGGACGCGACACACCAACGTCTCGCTCGATACGAGTCAGTGGGCGAAGATGGCCGAGATGGACCGCCACGTCTCGAACCGCATCGACCTCGTCGCGGCCAAGGTGAGTCGGTCACTGAGCGAGGGCGGGGCGTTGTCGGAGGAAAACGCGACCCAGCGCGGTGGTCAGGCCGACGACCCGAATCCGCTCTTCAAGATCACGGACGGCAGTGAGTCGCGCGACCACTACGCCGTCGTGACGAAAGAGACGGCGCTCAACCGACCCCTTATCGAAGCCGACTACGGCGACCTGCTCGCGTTCGAGTCCGTCCTGGCGCTGTGGAACGACGACGAAGCGGCGTACAACCTCGTCGTCGACGAAGAGACGATCGTCGACCCGCTCGCGTGA
- a CDS encoding prephenate dehydrogenase/arogenate dehydrogenase family protein gives MDVLVVGAGAMGRWIADVLDAEVAVADVDEAVARETAAAVGGRVAPLDPVTGPAADGEADGDADGASAEFDVVCLAVPMALVEEAVAAHADRARGVLVDVTGVMEPALEAMAGHAPDLEHCSLHPLFAPERAPGSIAVVAENRGPLTAAILADLEAAGNDLVETTAAEHDAAMGSVQAATHAAVLSFGLAAERVPSTFETPVYAALREQVERLAGGTPRVYADIQARFDGSTDVAAAAERVASADHDELEAIVAELGDRWADGGGDGA, from the coding sequence ATGGACGTACTCGTCGTCGGCGCCGGCGCGATGGGGCGCTGGATCGCCGACGTACTCGACGCGGAGGTGGCCGTCGCCGACGTCGACGAGGCCGTGGCACGGGAGACGGCCGCGGCCGTCGGGGGAAGAGTCGCACCGCTCGACCCGGTCACCGGACCCGCTGCCGACGGCGAGGCCGACGGTGATGCGGATGGGGCGTCGGCCGAATTCGACGTGGTCTGTCTCGCCGTCCCGATGGCACTCGTCGAGGAGGCGGTCGCGGCTCACGCGGACCGTGCTCGCGGTGTACTCGTCGACGTCACTGGCGTGATGGAACCCGCGCTCGAGGCGATGGCCGGCCACGCCCCCGACCTGGAACACTGCAGCCTCCACCCGCTGTTCGCACCCGAGCGAGCGCCGGGTTCCATCGCCGTCGTCGCCGAAAACCGGGGGCCGTTGACCGCCGCGATTCTGGCTGACCTCGAAGCCGCCGGCAACGACCTCGTCGAGACGACGGCCGCCGAGCACGACGCGGCGATGGGATCCGTTCAGGCCGCGACGCACGCGGCCGTCCTCTCGTTCGGACTGGCCGCTGAACGCGTCCCGTCGACGTTCGAGACACCTGTGTACGCCGCCCTTCGTGAGCAGGTCGAGCGGCTGGCCGGCGGGACACCGCGCGTCTACGCGGACATTCAGGCGCGATTCGACGGCTCGACCGACGTGGCCGCGGCCGCCGAGCGGGTGGCGAGCGCCGATCACGACGAACTCGAAGCGATCGTCGCCGAACTCGGTGATCGGTGGGCCGACGGTGGAGGTGACGGCGCGTGA
- a CDS encoding M24 family metallopeptidase, whose product MTGELAALRSALTTTDVDGYLIDAAGDEPEQRYVSGFSAPDPFQTLVTDDGVHLLVSGLEYGRARSEADADSVTNTAAYDAQDLRDEYGPREGRLRTIEAFLADHDVSSIAVPQHCPIGTADGLRDLGVDVTVEADDVVGEIRATKSGAEIDAIHETQAANQRAMAVAEGLIAAAEVRDGVLYHEGEPLTSERVTTEIEIALLREGCALDETIVACGADAADPHDRGSGPLEAGESIVIDIFPRDKETGYFGDMTRTFVRGQPSDELKRRYDATDEAFEAALDAIEPGVTGDEVHGIVCDVIEDAGYATLRSDPETDTGYIHGTGHGVGLDIHEGPRLSFGGEELEPGHVVTVEPGIYDPAVGGVRIEDLVVVTEDGYENLTDYPIAIEPEDRR is encoded by the coding sequence ATGACTGGCGAGCTTGCTGCCCTGCGATCGGCGCTCACGACGACCGACGTCGACGGCTACCTGATCGACGCGGCTGGCGACGAACCCGAACAGCGCTACGTCTCCGGATTCAGTGCACCTGACCCGTTCCAGACGCTCGTCACCGACGACGGCGTCCACCTCCTCGTCTCCGGGCTCGAGTACGGCCGCGCTCGAAGCGAGGCCGACGCCGACTCCGTCACCAACACGGCGGCGTACGATGCACAGGACCTGCGGGACGAGTACGGGCCTCGCGAGGGACGGCTCCGGACGATCGAGGCCTTTCTCGCCGACCACGACGTCTCGTCGATCGCGGTCCCTCAGCACTGCCCCATCGGAACGGCCGACGGATTGCGCGACCTCGGCGTCGACGTCACGGTCGAGGCCGACGACGTCGTGGGCGAGATCCGCGCGACGAAGTCCGGCGCCGAAATCGATGCCATCCACGAGACGCAGGCGGCGAACCAGCGGGCGATGGCCGTCGCCGAGGGGCTGATCGCAGCCGCCGAGGTTCGCGACGGCGTCCTCTACCACGAGGGCGAGCCACTGACGAGCGAGCGCGTCACGACCGAGATCGAGATCGCGCTCCTGCGCGAGGGCTGTGCGTTAGACGAGACGATCGTCGCCTGCGGCGCCGACGCCGCCGATCCCCACGACCGCGGGAGCGGCCCGCTCGAAGCCGGCGAGTCGATCGTGATCGACATCTTCCCGCGCGACAAGGAGACGGGCTACTTCGGCGACATGACCCGAACGTTCGTCCGCGGGCAGCCGAGTGACGAACTGAAGCGCCGCTACGACGCGACCGACGAGGCGTTCGAGGCCGCTCTCGACGCCATCGAGCCGGGCGTCACCGGTGACGAGGTCCACGGGATCGTCTGTGACGTGATCGAAGACGCGGGCTACGCGACCCTGCGGAGCGACCCGGAGACCGACACCGGCTACATCCACGGCACCGGCCACGGCGTCGGCCTCGACATCCACGAGGGACCGCGCCTCTCGTTCGGCGGCGAGGAGCTCGAACCCGGCCACGTGGTCACCGTCGAACCCGGAATCTACGACCCCGCGGTCGGCGGCGTCCGGATCGAGGACCTCGTCGTCGTCACCGAGGACGGCTACGAGAACCTCACGGACTACCCGATCGCTATCGAGCCCGAAGATCGACGCTGA
- the aroA gene encoding 3-phosphoshikimate 1-carboxyvinyltransferase: MDVTISPGPVGGTVSAPPSKSYTHRAILAAGCGQRAVVADPLWSADTRATARAVEAFGGSIERRTDGALEIQGFDGGPTIPGDVIDCTNSGTTMRLVTAIAALADGTTVLTGDASLRSRPQGPLLDALSELGATARSTRGNGQAPLIVDGPMAGGTVSIPGDVSSQYVTALLFAGALTDAGVDLRLETELKSAPYVEVTRELLADFGVETRETTDGFAVEGGQSYRPADGTYAVPGDFSSISYLLAAGAVADGDVGGATAGTGEGTLEITGARPSAQGDSAIVEHVTEFGAPVEWDRDDGTLTIEPAPLSGIEVSVADTPDLLPTLAVLGAVADGETSIVDAEHVRYKETDRIDAMASELAKLGVETTEERDSLTVHGDESTLTGATVDGHGDHRIVMALAVAALVADGETTIRGAEHVDVSFPNFFDAFESLGVVIDRHE; this comes from the coding sequence ATGGACGTCACGATCTCGCCAGGTCCCGTCGGTGGCACGGTTTCCGCTCCGCCGTCGAAGAGCTACACGCACCGGGCGATCCTCGCTGCGGGCTGTGGCCAGCGCGCCGTCGTCGCGGACCCGCTCTGGAGCGCCGACACCCGGGCCACCGCCCGCGCCGTCGAGGCGTTCGGCGGATCCATCGAGCGACGGACGGACGGTGCGCTCGAGATTCAGGGCTTCGACGGGGGCCCCACAATTCCCGGGGATGTGATCGACTGTACGAACTCGGGCACGACGATGCGTCTGGTCACGGCGATTGCCGCCCTCGCCGACGGGACGACGGTCCTGACGGGCGACGCGTCGCTCCGATCCCGGCCGCAGGGTCCGCTTCTCGACGCGCTCTCGGAACTCGGTGCGACGGCCCGTAGCACCCGCGGAAACGGCCAGGCACCGCTGATCGTCGACGGACCGATGGCGGGCGGGACGGTCTCGATCCCGGGCGACGTCTCCTCGCAGTACGTGACGGCGCTGCTCTTCGCCGGCGCGCTCACCGACGCTGGCGTCGACCTTCGCCTCGAAACCGAACTGAAGTCCGCACCGTACGTCGAGGTGACGCGCGAACTCCTCGCGGACTTCGGCGTCGAGACCCGGGAAACGACCGACGGTTTCGCGGTCGAAGGTGGACAGTCGTACCGCCCGGCCGATGGCACGTACGCCGTCCCCGGCGACTTCTCCTCGATCTCGTACCTCCTCGCGGCGGGTGCCGTGGCCGACGGGGACGTGGGCGGTGCTACTGCGGGAACTGGGGAGGGGACGCTCGAAATAACGGGCGCCCGACCGAGCGCCCAGGGCGATAGCGCCATCGTCGAACACGTCACCGAGTTCGGCGCGCCAGTCGAGTGGGATCGCGACGACGGCACGCTGACGATCGAACCCGCGCCGCTGTCCGGCATCGAGGTCTCGGTCGCCGACACGCCGGACTTGCTCCCGACGCTCGCCGTCCTCGGTGCGGTCGCCGACGGCGAGACCAGCATCGTCGATGCCGAGCACGTCCGGTACAAGGAGACAGATCGGATCGACGCGATGGCGAGCGAACTCGCGAAACTCGGCGTCGAGACGACCGAGGAGCGCGACTCGCTGACCGTCCACGGCGACGAGTCGACGCTCACCGGGGCGACGGTCGACGGCCACGGCGATCACCGGATCGTCATGGCGCTTGCCGTCGCCGCGCTGGTTGCCGACGGTGAGACGACGATCCGGGGCGCCGAGCACGTCGACGTCTCCTTTCCAAACTTCTTCGATGCGTTCGAATCGCTCGGCGTCGTGATCGATCGCCACGAATGA